Proteins from a genomic interval of Osmia bicornis bicornis chromosome 11, iOsmBic2.1, whole genome shotgun sequence:
- the LOC114873949 gene encoding peroxiredoxin-6-like encodes MRLNSILPNFEAETTQGPINFYTWQGNSWVVLFSHPADFTPVCTTELGRLAVHQPHFERRNTKLLAHSVDKLKDHVDWVNDIKSYCQDICGAFPYPIIADHDRSLAVKLDMIDEESKDNPDLAQTVRALYIISPDHRVRLSMHYPTSTGRNVDEILRVIDSLQLVDRKPGIATPANWVPGEKVMILPTVKDEDLPKLFPKGVDKVTMPSGKVYVRTTTDY; translated from the exons ATGAGACTTAACTCCATCCTTCCCAACTTTGAAGCAGAAACAACTCAAGGGCCCATTAATTTCTATACTTGGCAAGGAAACTC ATGGGTTGTTCTATTCTCCCATCCTGCTGATTTCACACCAGTTTGTACTACTGAATTAGGACGTTTAGCAGTACATCAGCCTCATTTTGAACGTCGCAACACGAAACTGCTAGCTCATTCTGTTGATAAGCTGAAGGATCATGTTGATTGGGTTAAT GACATTAAATCCTACTGCCAAGATATTTGCGGAGCTTTCCCTTATCCAATCATTGCTGACCATGACCGAAGTTTGGCAGTGAAATTGGATATGATTGATGAAGAAAGCAAAGATAATCCAGATCTAGCACAAACTGTTCGTGCTCTATACATCATAAGCCCTGATCATCGTGTACGCTTGTCAATGCATTATCCAACATCTACTGGTCGCAATGTGGA TGAAATATTGAGAGTTATAGACTCTTTGCAACTTGTTGATAGAAAACCAGGAATAGCAACCCCTGCTAATTGGGTG CCAGGAGAAAAAGTTATGATTCTTCCTACTGTGAAGGATGAGGATCTTCCTAAATTGTTCCCTAAAGGAGTTGATAAAGTAACAATGCCTTCTGGAAAGGTTTATGTACGCACCACCACTGATTATTAA